One window from the genome of Paenibacillus sp. encodes:
- a CDS encoding thioredoxin family protein, producing the protein MSKKAAASRGARGTKKSVSRKLIFYFSIFAALIVALVVVNQQANKASSDNVYGIPTSQLSPETVKLLDNPNYQNIILPDELDRKIADKESFFVYYFSSTCPYCMETTPKLNPIIDAQGVDVAQFNLDVYRDGFDTYGIVYTPTLVYYENGVEKERIEGGLVEGSAINTEQTFIDFFERNKGGANAS; encoded by the coding sequence ATGAGTAAAAAAGCGGCGGCCTCCCGCGGCGCCCGCGGCACGAAAAAATCCGTGTCCCGCAAATTGATCTTTTATTTCTCTATTTTCGCCGCGCTGATCGTCGCGCTCGTCGTCGTCAATCAGCAAGCGAACAAAGCCAGCAGCGACAACGTCTACGGCATCCCGACATCCCAGTTGTCTCCGGAGACGGTCAAGCTTTTGGACAACCCGAACTATCAGAACATTATTTTGCCGGACGAGCTCGACCGGAAAATCGCGGATAAGGAATCGTTCTTCGTGTATTATTTCTCTTCCACATGCCCGTATTGCATGGAGACGACGCCGAAGCTCAATCCGATCATCGATGCGCAGGGCGTCGACGTCGCACAGTTCAACCTCGACGTCTACAGAGACGGGTTTGACACCTACGGCATCGTCTACACGCCTACGCTGGTATACTACGAGAACGGCGTCGAGAAGGAGCGCATCGAAGGCGGTCTCGTCGAAGGCAGCGCGATCAATACGGAACAGACGTTCATCGACTTCTTCGAGCGGAATAAGGGAGGAGCGAACGCATCATGA